The following are from one region of the Coffea eugenioides isolate CCC68of chromosome 2, Ceug_1.0, whole genome shotgun sequence genome:
- the LOC113761884 gene encoding peroxisomal adenine nucleotide carrier 1-like, whose amino-acid sequence MSIDLGSLSEATSGAVGALVSTTVLYPLDTCKAKFQAELRAHGQRRYRNLSDVLLEAISTGQVFSLYQGLGTKNLQSFIAQFVYFYGYSHFKRLYLERTGYKSIGTKANLILAAAAGACTAIATQPLDTASSRMQTSAFGKSKGLWRTLTEGSWSDAFDGLGISLLLTSNPAIQYTVFDQLKQRMLTSKRANNDVGSSAVALSALSAFVLGALSKSVATVLTYPAIRCKVMIQAADANDEVDKKVKVDSKAKPKSRKTISSVLCSIWRKEGIPGFFKGLQAQILKTVLSSALLLMIKEKISATTWVLLLAMRRLLMLNQARLKNA is encoded by the exons ATGTCGATTGATTTGGGATCATTGTCAGAGGCCACCTCAGGGGCCGTTGGAGCACTGGTTAGCACCACCGTCTTGTACCCTCTTGACACCTGCAAAGCTAAGTTCCAGGCTGAGCTTCGAGCCCATGGTCAACGCAGATACAG AAATCTTTCAGATGTTTTATTGGAGGCAATTTCAACTGGTCAAGTTTTTTCATTGTACCAGGGGCTTGGTACCAAGAACTTACAATCTTTTATTGCtcagtttgtttatttttatggATATAGCCACTTTAAGAGACTCTACTTGGAGAGGACTGGCTACAAATCAATTGGCACAAAAGCCAACTTGATTCTTGCTGCTGCAGCTGGAGCTTGTACTGCCATTGCTACTCAA CCCCTGGATACAGCTTCCTCAAGGATGCAGACAAGTGCATTTGGGAAGTCAAAAGGCCTCTGGAGAACACTTACAGAAGGCAGTTGGAGTGATGCATTTGATGGCCTTGGAATTTCTCTTCTATTGACTTCCAACCCAGCCATTCAG TATACAGTTTTTGATCAACTGAAACAAAGAATGTTGACGAGCAAGCGGGCTAACAACGATGTGGGATCATCCGCTGTAGCACTTTCTGCATTGTCTGCTTTTGTCTTAGGTGCCCTCTCCAAGAGTGTAGCCACAGTTTTGACATATCCTGCGATAAG GTGTAAAGTCATGATTCAAGCTGCTGACGCAAATGATGAAGTGGATAAGAAAGTCAAAGTGGATAGCAAAGCGAAGCCAAAATCCAGGAAGACTATCTCCAGTGTTCTTTGCTCTATCTGGAGGAAAGAAGGGATTCCAGGGTTTTTTAAGGGACTGCAagctcaaatcttgaaaacaGTTCTAAGCTCAGCATTGCTGTTAATGATTAAGGAAAAGATCTCTGCAACAACTTGGGTCCTTCTACTTGCAATGAGGAGGTTATTGATGCTTAATCAGGCTAGATTAAAGAATGCATAA
- the LOC113761452 gene encoding mitochondrial Rho GTPase 1, whose protein sequence is MAGGGANATRWNPTGAAGVRIVVAGDAKTGKSSLILTAAADAFPPSVLSVLPPTRLPDDMFPDRVPVTVVDTSSSTENRGKLVEELRRADAVILTYACDRPETLDRLSTFWLPELRRIEVRVPVIVVGCMLDKRDDDYPVSLEQVMSPIMQQFREIETCIECSALKFIQVPEVFYYAQKAVLHPTAPLFDQEAQTLKPRCVRALKRIFILCDQDRDGALSDEELNDFQVKCFNAPLQPAEIVGVKKVVQEKLAEGVSERGLTLTGFLFLHALFIEKGRLETTWTVLRKFGYNNEIRLSDDRLPPPIKKHPDQSVELTNEAVDFLRTIFFTYDIDGDGSLRAPEVEDLFSTAPENPWNEAPYRDAGEKNALGGLTIDGFLSKWALMALLDPIRCVEYLIYIGYAGDASTAIRVTRRRRLDRKKQHSDRNVYQCFVFGPKEAGKSALLNSFIGRPFPGEYVPTTNDNNYAAHIVDQPGGIRKNLVLREIPEDGVHNLLSSKDALAACDVAVFVHDSTRESSWKRATELLLDVASHGEATGYEVPCLIVAAKDDLESFVTEIQNSTRVSQDLGIEAPIPISTKLGDLSNIFLRIVNAAEHPHLSIPETEAGKSRKHYHRLISRSLMFVSVGAAVAVVGLAAYRVYAARRNSSS, encoded by the exons ATGGCCGGAGGCGGTGCTAATGCTACGAGGTGGAATCCCACCGGTGCCGCCGGCGTCCGTATTGTGGTCGCCGGTGACGCCAAGACTGGCAAGTCGAGCTTAATTCTGACGGCCGCCGCTGATGCTTTTCCGCCTAGTGTTCTTTCTGTTCTCCCGCCGACTAGGCTTCCCGATGATATGTTTCCCGATCGTGTCCCCGTCACCGTCGTCGATACATCCTCAAG CACTGAAAACAGAGGTAAACTTGTTGAAGAATTGAGGAGAGCTGATGCTGTTATACTAACTTATGCTTGCGATAGACCTGAAACTTTGGATAGATTGAGTACCTTCTGGCTTCCTGAGCTTCGCCGTATAGAG GTGAGGGTTCCTGTTATTGTGGTTGGCTGCATGCTAGATAAGCGCGATGATGACTATCCAGTCAGTCTGGAGCAGGTTATGTCGCCTATAATGCAACAGTTTCGGGAGATTGAAACTTGTATAGAATGTTCCGCATTAAAGTTTATTCAG GTTCCTGAGGTGTTTTACTATGCCCAAAAAGCTGTCCTTCACCCAACAGCACCATTGTTTGATCAAGAAGCACAAACTCTTAAACCCCGTTGTGTGAGGGCTTTGAAAAGGATATTCATTCTGTGTGATCAGGACAGGGATGGTGCCCTTAGTGATGAAGAGCTGAATGATTTTCAG GTCAAGTGCTTCAATGCTCCTCTACAACCTGCTGAAATAGTTGGTGTTAAGAAGGTTGTGCAAGAGAAATTGGCTGAAGGCGTGAGTGAACGTGGTCTTACATTGACTGGATTTCTATTCCTGCATGCTCTTTTTATAGAGAAGGGGCGTTTGGAGACAACATGGACTGTTCTAAGAAAATTTGGTTATAATAATGAAATCAGGCTCAGTGATGATAGGCTTCCTCCTCCAATCAAAAAACATCCTGACCAG AGTGTGGAGCTGACAAATGAAGCTGTGGATTTTCTGAGGACAATTTTCTTCACATATGACATTGATGGT GATGGATCTCTCAGAGCCCCTGAAGTTGAAGATTTGTTCTCAACTGCACCAGAAAA TCCATGGAATGAAGCACCCTATAGAGATGCTGGTGAAAAAAATGCCCTTGGTGGGCTTACAATTGATGGCTTTTTGTCTAAG TGGGCTCTTATGGCACTTTTGGATCCAATTCGCTGTGTTGAGTATCTCATATATATTGGATATGCTGGTGATGCTTCAACTGCCATCCGTGTTACTCGGAGAAGACGTTTAGATCGCAAAAAGCAACACTCAGACAGAAATGTGTATCAGTGTTTTGTTTTTGGGCCCAAAGAGGCTGGAAAGTCTGCATTATTGAATTCCTTCATTGGAAG GCCTTTTCCTGGAGAATATGTTCCGACTACCAATGATAACAACTATGCTGCGCATATTGTTGATCAACCTGGG GGAATAAGAAAAAATCTTGTGTTACGTGAGATTCCAGAGGATGGTGTGCACAATCTGCTATCTAGTAAGGATGCTTTGGCAGCATGTGATGTTGCAGTATTTGTCCATGACAG TACTCGTGAATCTTCATGGAAGAGGGCAACTGAATTGCTGCTTGATGTAGCTAGTCATGGGGAAGCTACTGGCTATGAGGTTCCTTGCCTTATTGTTGCTGCTAAAGATGATCTTGAATCATTTGTGACTGAAATACAAAATTCAACGAGG GTTAGCCAGGACTTGGGGATTGAGGCTCCTATACCAATCAGCACAAAGCTAGGAGATTTGAGTAATATATTCCTTAGGATTGTAAATGCAGCAGAACACCCCCATTTGAGTATCCCTGAGACTGAAGCAGGAAAAAGCCGCAAACATTATCATCGGTTAATCAGTCgctctttaatgtttgtatcaG TTGGAGCTGCAGTTGCTGTTGTTGGCCTGGCTGCTTACCGTGTTTATGCTGCAAGAAGGAATTCATCCAGTTAA
- the LOC113763032 gene encoding cyclin-P3-1 — MGAQAHNGRSFDPKVCSSVGGGEEYDNGTLEPPRILAILASTLEKSILKNEKLLKATNVKDVITIFHGLRAPELSIRQYIERIFRYANCSPSCFVVAYIYMERFLHQTNGYLTSLNAHRLLITCFMLAAKFVEDECYNNAYYAKVGGISTTEMNRLEMKLLVAIDFRLHVSVETFDDYSFRLEDEASRGQYRIERPFRLCGLGKGSNNKDGSGLSPKVPGYTCRAT; from the exons ATGGGAGCACAGGCACACAACGGCAGATCTTTTGATCCAAAAGTCTGCTCAAGTGTAGGAGGAGGGGAGGAATATGACAACGGAACTTTAGAGCCTCCAAGAATTCTGGCAATTCTTGCTTCAACACTTGAAAAATCCATCCTCAAGAATGAAAAGCTACTGAAAGCAACAAATGTGAAAGATGTCATTACAATTTTCCATGGTTTAAGAGCACCTGAATTGAGCATTAGGCAGTATATTGAGCGCATATTCAGGTATGCCAACTGCAGCCCCTCTTGCTTTGTTGTTGCATACATCTATATGGAGAGATTCCTCCATCAGACAAATGGTTACTTGACATCCCTCAATGCTCACCGGCTTCTGATCACCTGCTTCATGCTGGCTGCCAAATTCGTCGAGGACGA GTGTTACAACAATGCATATTATGCAAAAGTAGGAGGAATAAGCACAACAGAAATGAACAGGTTGGAGATGAAGTTGTTGGTTGCCATAGATTTCAGGCTGCACGTGAGTGTCGAGACATTTGATGATTACTCCTTTCGACTAGAGGATGAGGCTTCAAGGGGGCAATACAGAATCGAAAGGCCTTTTCGACTGTGTGGACTGGGAAAAGGTTCTAACAACAAAGATGGCTCTGGCCTTTCCCCCAAAGTACCAGGATACACTTGCAGAGCCACCTAA